In a single window of the Terriglobus roseus genome:
- a CDS encoding fibronectin type III domain-containing protein, with protein sequence MNASGKSGLTRYGILPLVVPILLTGCASEGPLRPPTLRLPAVVRALSAQRSGPGVDLAWTNPTRTTDGVSLTGKHGAGKLAAEICRAESFAANGNCSPIAKIPVEAGTHTSFRDALPTDLMAGPDRALRYRVRVLNGMGKGAAYAEILTAAGEAPAAMRGLTASPVAAGVALRWQPGATAQDRTLLHVTRGDAPVVAFRNSATPTTLPPDVAKPSETKPPATTLMAVEPGPHDPGGAVDTGGRAGVTQTYTVYRSRPAHIGGLDLAINGESASVTVAASALAPPPAPPTGLEAVANTLGSPSIDLVWQANTEPGVGGYLVFRADAAGTPTQLTASPVRGFSYTDATAQPGTDYRYSVAAVSTDGRAGEHSREIHASIPQP encoded by the coding sequence ATGAATGCCTCCGGCAAATCTGGACTGACTCGGTACGGCATCCTGCCGCTGGTCGTCCCGATTTTGCTGACAGGCTGCGCGAGCGAGGGGCCGCTTCGACCACCGACACTGCGCCTTCCGGCTGTCGTCCGAGCTCTAAGCGCCCAGCGCTCCGGCCCGGGGGTGGACCTGGCATGGACCAACCCGACACGCACAACGGACGGCGTCTCGCTGACCGGAAAACACGGTGCGGGCAAGCTCGCCGCCGAGATCTGCCGGGCAGAATCCTTCGCCGCGAACGGCAATTGCTCTCCCATCGCGAAGATCCCGGTTGAGGCCGGAACGCACACCAGCTTCCGCGATGCGCTGCCCACGGACCTTATGGCCGGCCCGGATCGCGCACTACGCTACCGCGTCCGGGTGTTGAACGGCATGGGCAAAGGTGCTGCCTATGCCGAGATACTTACCGCCGCGGGAGAGGCGCCGGCCGCGATGCGCGGCCTGACCGCGTCGCCCGTCGCGGCTGGCGTTGCGCTTCGCTGGCAACCCGGCGCGACAGCGCAGGACCGAACCCTGCTCCACGTGACGCGTGGCGATGCGCCGGTCGTGGCCTTCCGCAATAGTGCAACCCCCACGACGCTACCGCCCGATGTCGCTAAGCCTAGTGAAACCAAGCCACCAGCGACGACGCTGATGGCCGTCGAGCCCGGGCCGCACGATCCGGGGGGCGCTGTCGACACGGGCGGCCGCGCCGGTGTTACCCAGACCTATACGGTCTACCGGTCGCGTCCTGCGCACATCGGCGGTTTGGATCTGGCGATCAACGGCGAATCTGCGTCTGTCACGGTCGCTGCGTCGGCCCTGGCGCCTCCGCCTGCGCCACCCACTGGTCTGGAGGCGGTTGCGAACACGCTTGGCTCTCCCTCCATCGATCTGGTCTGGCAGGCTAATACGGAGCCCGGTGTCGGTGGATACCTGGTCTTTCGCGCAGATGCCGCGGGGACCCCGACGCAGTTGACCGCGTCACCTGTGCGAGGCTTCAGCTATACCGACGCCACCGCGCAGCCTGGTACCGACTACCGGTACAGCGTGGCGGCGGTCAGCACGGATGGCCGGGCGGGTGAGCACAGCCGGGAGATTCACGCCTCCATTCCGCAGCCCTGA
- a CDS encoding helix-turn-helix domain-containing protein: MAIQIDPQELAPQPITPPEVAAEKDVRVATEAAESFISEKRLGDRIKQLRLKKSMGLVELGRHTGLSASFLSQLETGRVVPTLRNLARIALVFSKDLSYFFEPEPKTLFRVQRGKDRIRLPQSGTDDPAYYFESLGYLIPDRQLDPYFAEFLPNMTPRRAHQHPGCEFLYVLEGELDITHGEGKHRLGAGDAVYFDANTPHSYANASNEPAKALIVTLQGNAASANSGSGALPTGNGKTRGLNNGSSSVMRPRTTEGTTQTPQ; encoded by the coding sequence ATGGCAATCCAGATCGACCCCCAAGAACTGGCCCCGCAACCCATCACGCCGCCGGAAGTAGCAGCGGAAAAGGACGTGCGCGTCGCCACAGAGGCCGCTGAGTCCTTTATCTCTGAGAAGCGCCTTGGCGACCGCATCAAGCAACTGCGCCTGAAGAAGTCGATGGGCCTAGTCGAGTTGGGCCGCCATACGGGTCTTTCGGCCAGCTTCCTGTCGCAGCTTGAGACTGGACGCGTCGTGCCGACCCTTCGCAACCTGGCTCGCATCGCGCTAGTCTTCTCCAAAGACCTGAGCTACTTCTTCGAGCCGGAGCCTAAGACGCTCTTCCGCGTACAGCGAGGCAAGGATCGCATTCGTCTGCCGCAGAGCGGAACGGATGACCCGGCGTACTACTTCGAGTCGCTCGGCTATCTCATCCCGGATCGTCAGCTTGATCCCTACTTCGCCGAGTTCCTGCCGAATATGACTCCGCGCCGCGCCCATCAGCACCCAGGTTGCGAATTCCTGTATGTGCTGGAGGGCGAACTGGATATCACGCACGGTGAAGGCAAACACAGGCTTGGAGCGGGCGACGCCGTCTACTTCGACGCGAACACGCCGCACAGCTACGCGAACGCTTCCAATGAGCCTGCGAAAGCCCTGATCGTGACGCTGCAGGGGAACGCAGCATCGGCAAACAGTGGCAGCGGAGCGTTGCCGACGGGCAACGGGAAGACGCGGGGCCTCAACAACGGCTCCAGCAGCGTCATGCGCCCACGCACGACCGAGGGAACAACCCAGACGCCTCAGTAA